The sequence AACATTGTCCGTTATTATGATCGTATAATTGACCGAACAAATACAACTCTTTATATAGTGATGGAATACTGCGAAGGAGGAGACTTGGCTACTCTGATAGCTAAATGTACCAAAGAAAGGCATGTAAAACAAACCTCTTTGAATTATTTTGCCATTGTTTGCAAAATTGCTTAAACTAAATGacgtctttttcactgagattcaaggcaggttacaagAGTTATAAAGACCATGTCATGCATATCATGAACAATACAGCAAAACTGGATTACACAATTTAAAGAACAACGAAACAGAAACAGTATAATACATCCTATAAACTGAATTTCACAATTACAGGATGTTGAACTTCAGACAGTATAATACATCCAGTAAACAATTCAGTACtaagagggaggaggaaaaggctGCTTAAAATGCTTGTGCTGAAGGTGTTTTCTACTACTTTTAGAAGTCAGTTTCTATTGGTATCACCCAAGAATGTTATTTGGTACATACAGATTTTTGCCAAGTGATTATATATACACACTGGCAAGTTACACTGTGGCACTTCAAATGGTTGCTTATTGTGGTAGTTCCCACCAAGTAGTAATTGCTGTTGTGGCATTAGCAGCATGCAGGATTACAATGGAAGAGCCTCATGGATAGATATCGAAATCTACCTCCTGGATTTTCTTCTGCATGTAGATATTCTGTTGCACGAAGGACATAAAtctgtttcttcttctgtttACTGACATTGTTGGAGGtatgcctcctcccctcccctcatttgTGCCAATTTGTGCTGCTACATCATGACATCAGAAATATTGCCAAACAACAGGAAGAGAAATGCAGGTTTTTGCAATAGTGTGATAGCACCAATATAACTTTTTGGAGAAAATAGTGACTGCAGTGAGACTGTCCTTCTGTGATGCTGCCCAAAGGCACATTGTTCTGAGAACATGGTGATACAGTAGCACAATAGAGAGACTGTGCataaaaagcaagaaaaaaaaagtcctggagaAAACTGAGccaaggtggggggtggggaaataagACAGAGTATGGATGTCAAGTTTGTCTGGAGCCTCAGATTGCCCTAATTTTTCATACAGTAACTCACTGTGGTACATTTGCTTAGTGTAGAACTGCCCTTCATAAATGTATCTCCATATCTACATCCCTCAGGCTGAGGATATAGATTCACTCATTGCTAGGCTGTTCTAGCAAAACAATGTGATGGAGTGTAGCCCAGTAACAATAAAAGACCAAATCAACAGGCTTTTTTGCCTTGGATATTAAAAGTGCAGAAAACAATCTAGTCACTGCCATAGACAAGGAATGTCTCTCCTTAACTCTAGTAGTATTTAGCGAAACTCCACCTTAGTAATACTGCTTCTTGCTCAACTTTGATATTCTAGTCTTAAGCTTTTAAATTTAGAATTGTAAAATAGTCAAAGTGCTCTAGTTTTCAGCACTTGGCTTAATTATATCTAATTAAGCAATAATTCCTATGTTTTAGTATTACAGATCTCATTTATGAATTATGTCTAAGCAAGAATCTATTTGTTTAGGTATTGCACATCCCATTTATTCAATATATTTAAGTCTTGCAAGCAACTAGAAAACTTGACCCTTGATTGATCCTGCTAAGCTCAAACACCAAGCTTTCAGGAAAACTTATAATTAGGGCTCTAGAGACACTAGAGTGCAGTTAAACTTCAGTTACTGTTTTTAACTAGCAAAATGTTTGTAGATATGGCTTGATGGAGTGCTTGTGAATAGTAATGGCACCTATAGGGAACTTTATAACTTTGTGTGCTCTGCAGATAGACCTGCAAGCTGGCTATTCCAGCAGGATTCTTGTTGGTCTTGCCAGGTCTAATAAGGTGAGGGCAAGTTTTGCCTTACTGAAAAAATGTACCAGATTCAGTGCTTTGCTTTTCTCTATAGGAATGAATATCAACAGTTCTTTTTATGGAGAGATATTAAAAGAATGTACTTGGGAGGCGAGTGTCCAGCCACCCGTGGGGCCAAATCTGTCTCACAAACCATGctttctgtgcccctgcctttAGAAGTGAGGCTACTGGCAACCCAAGACAGGGCTTTTCCAGTTGTGGCACCTCACTTATGAaatgccctccccacccccccacccctagaGACTCACCTGGCTCCTACTTTGCTTTCTTTTTGGTGTCAGGCCCAAACATTTCTATTCACACAGCTTTTTAATTAAGAGGGAGGTATTAACACTTTAATTAACGGGGTGGTATTAATACTTTAATCTGTCAGTGAGCTGTTTTTATGGTCGATGTTTTTAAGCTGGGGTGggcttttaatgctggattttaattgaGCTTTCAgtgttttgtttgtattatttTTAGGCAGCTTAACAtttttctatataaataaaatctCCCCGGTCCTGGTAAACCAATAATAGATGGCTTCTATATGCCTAGTCCCACACTTGATTCTGTTTTGTGTGTCACTTAAATAAAGGAAATTAGGGAAGTGGTTGGAATTCTACAAAACCGACTTTGACTTAAAAGTACTGAAAATAACCAGTCCTGTTCTCTTTTCTAAGACATTATTTAGATGAAACCTTTGTTCTTCGAGTTCTCACACAGTTGGCCTTGGCCTTGAAGGAGTGTCATAGGCGGAGTGATGGTGGTCATATTGTACTACATCGGGATCTAAAACCAGCAAATATCTTCCTTGATCATAAGAAAAATGTGAAACTTGGAGACTTTGGACTGGCCAGAATACTGCACCATGACACCAGTTTTGCAAAAACATTTGTTGGTACGCCCTATTATATGTCTCCAGTAAGTATCTGTCTTTATCAATTACACTTTATTTTACCTTTCTTCCAAGACAGTAGTGGTGTCATACATGGTGTTCTCTGTTATCCTTTCAAGAATCCCATGAGGTAGCTTAGGAGAAGACTTGTCCATGGGCACTCTGTAACCACATGTGCTCCTTTTCGCATGTATTCTTAGATGCTCGAATTTGGGATTGGGATAGTTATAGAAGCCAGAACAAAAGAATGTCAGTCAAATAATTGTAAAGTATAGGAGTTTGTATTGAGTCCAGGATGAGAATCTATGTATTTTCTGGAACTGACTGagttaattgggggggggggcttcccagAAAGGTAATAAAAGATGATTGCAACTAGGCAGGGAAATATTCTTGGCTGGGTAAAAGGGCTAGCAGTGTGGAGGCTTTACTCATGTCTGAGGCAGGCAGGTAGGAGACATTCAGGCAACATTGGTAAAAAGTAATCAAGCTCACCTGGCTGCTTGATAGCAATTAGATTGTCCACTCAGGAAGACTTGCATTTGCTGATGAAATTAAATTGCATTGCTAGACCGAGGTAGGTGTCTGGCTTTACATGCCCCTGTAGGCATGCTGATATCCTATCAGTGAATTGGTCTCCCACCCAAGATTTTGGCTACTCATTAGCATAGCCTGCCTAAAGAGAGCCTAGATGGAGCTGAGGAACTTTGAGGAAGAAGGTTTTTGGTAACAACttaatgagcttcatggctggggATAGGGGATTATTTTAACCTGGTTCTTCCCAGTCCTACTCTAataactataccacactggctctaattGGGCCAGGTTTTTTTTAAGCATCTGCTGGGTTGTTTTAGAAATCTGACCAATGGTCGATGTCTTTTGTCTGCTCAGGGAAGCAAATTTTAACTCCTATTTTAGCAATCTGTACTGAGAGGCCACTGCAATGCTTACAGCTACAGTAGTAAGTTTTCTCTCCTTTAGTACTAGCAATGGCCAACCAAGGGCTCAAGAAGCAGCAATCCTTCTCTAATGTGGTGAGAAGCAAGCAAAGTTACCAAGGAATCCAACTGCACTTAAAAATGTTACTGTATGGCTTTTGATTGTTGAACTCACAAGCTCTTGTGAATAATTGAATAGTTCATCTGATTTCATACCACTAACCAATTCCTGTGGTGGGTTGTCTTGTCTAACTTGTATATTAATTAATGTGCATTTATTAGTAAGATTCTAAATCTAAGGTTTGTGTCTTACTTTTAGGAACAAATAAATCGCATGTCCTACAATGAGAAATCTGACATCTGGTCTCTAGGATGTTTGCTATATGAGTTGTGCGCACTTTCGTAAGTACAGTTCTCTAGGCAGGTACTTGAAGTTGTCAATAACAATATGTTTCTTTTCAGTATAGCCATGCTCTTGAAATCAGAGTTGGGAGCCATGATGTTCCAGAACTGAGCAGTATTTCTCTCAAGGGGTTGCTTGATGTGAAATTGAAAAGTACTTTTCACTTTGTCTAGGCCTCCATTTACAGCCTTCAACCAAAAAGAGTTGGCAGAAAAGATAAGGGAGGGAAAGTTCAGACGAATTCCGTACCGTTATTCAGATCAGCTGAATGAACTCATCACAAAGATGCTgaacttaaaggtaaaggtggcTTCTTAGAAACATAAAGCGTGCATTTAGGAAGATGCACATGGATTATCTATTCATACATGGGGCTCCCAAGCACCCCTCTTCACTTTCAGTTTATATGCAGGTTTTTTTGCTTGTAGGTCTCTCATAACCCCTTGTACATTAATTAAGAATGTCCAAGAACCTTCCAGAGCAATGTCTGATGACACACAAGTGGCTGCAGTTGGAGCAGAAAATCCACATAGTTCTGGAGTACACTGCATGAGCCctggtgtgtgtgtataaaataataatttgggaTTTCTTGTATCCCAAAATGTATGTCCTCAACCAGAATGATTTCCCCCTTTGTGTAAAAAGTTGAGCATTGCATATTCTGAGCTTTTCCTGCTTCAAGGACTGCAATCGGCCTTCAGTGGAAGAAATTCTGCAAAACCCAGTGATAGCAGACTTGATGTTAGA is a genomic window of Eublepharis macularius isolate TG4126 chromosome 1, MPM_Emac_v1.0, whole genome shotgun sequence containing:
- the NEK2 gene encoding serine/threonine-protein kinase Nek2 isoform X2, giving the protein MTESEKQMLVSEVNLLRELKHPNIVRYYDRIIDRTNTTLYIVMEYCEGGDLATLIAKCTKERHYLDETFVLRVLTQLALALKECHRRSDGGHIVLHRDLKPANIFLDHKKNVKLGDFGLARILHHDTSFAKTFVGTPYYMSPEQINRMSYNEKSDIWSLGCLLYELCALSPPFTAFNQKELAEKIREGKFRRIPYRYSDQLNELITKMLNLKDCNRPSVEEILQNPVIADLMLEEQGKNLERRGRRSGEQEKAERLHHSGTPLNELKLKEQQLQEKERAIKEREHRLEQRERELCVRERLAEDKLSRAESLMKNYNLLKDHRLWLPTNSPDDIGALPNFPTRKKKVQFGEESKENAQLNDSLEYFPSVQDKFPNLKKRLYTANLRAQALGELEKHYQLKSRQLLGMR